The following are encoded together in the Juglans microcarpa x Juglans regia isolate MS1-56 chromosome 2D, Jm3101_v1.0, whole genome shotgun sequence genome:
- the LOC121248478 gene encoding WRKY transcription factor 71-like: protein MSEEDKDLYNHHGSFGHYRQEINQSSFPVINDNPSIPTQNQQGFDPTSYMSFTDCLHGSMDYNALSTAFGFSCSSSEVISPTDENWKNVGVGNSAATGENLPTPNSSVSCSSNELGAGEEESVKSKKDKQPQLCEDGAKEKSKKAGNKPKKEKRQREPRVAFLTKSEIDHLEDGYRWRKYGQKAVKNSPYPRSYYRCTSPKCIVKKRVERSFQDPSTVITTYEGKHNHHCPASLRAGNVTRMLPTFLASASVGPSFPQASLFSQLLPTNHQVDLNSLFYRNLITHQQLQLDPDHGLLQDLVPSFRNEQQP, encoded by the exons ATGTCTGAAGAAGACAAGGACCTGTACAACCATCATGGATCTTTTGGCCATTATCGCCAAGAAATCAACCAATCAAGCTTTCCAGTCATTAATGATAATCCCTCCATACCGACACAAAACCAACAGGGGTTTGATCCCACCTCGTACATGAGCTTCACTGACTGCTTACATGGCTCCATGGATTACAACGCACTCTCAACAGCCTTTGGCTTTTCTTGCTCATCATCGGAAGTAATTAGCCCGACCGACGAGAATTGGAAGAACGTCGGTGTAGGAAATTCAGCGGCGACCGGAGAAAATCTACCCACCCCTAATTCTTCTGTGTCTTGCTCATCTAACGAGCTGGGAGCGGGTGAGGAAGAATCCGTTAAGAGTAAGAAAGATAAGCAGCCACAACTGTGTGAAGATGGAGCTAAAGAGAAGTCTAAGAAAGC TGGTAACAAACCGAAAAAGGAGAAACGGCAAAGAGAGCCGCGGGTTGCCTTTTTGACTAAGAGCGAGATTGATCATCTTGAAGACGGCTACAGATGGAGAAAGTATGGACAGAAGGCAGTGAAGAATAGCCCTTATCCAAG AAGTTATTATAGATGCACCAGTCCCAAGTGCATTGTGAAAAAGCGTGTTGAAAGATCTTTCCAAGATCCATCAACTGTGATCACAACATATGAGGGGAAGCACAACCATCACTGTCCAGCAAGCCTACGAGCTGGTAACGTTACCCGAATGTTGCCAACTTTTTTGGCCTCGGCTTCAGTTGGACCAAGCTTTCCCCAGGCATCACTATTTTCTCAGTTGCTTCCAACAAATCATCAAGTCGACCTAAATTCCTTATTTTATCGAAACCTCATCACTCACCAGCAGCTCCAACTTGATCCTGATCATGGTTTATTGCAGGATTTAGTTCCCTCATTTAGAAACGAGCAACAGCCATGA